A window of Methanofastidiosum sp. contains these coding sequences:
- a CDS encoding protein kinase translates to MKKKKINTLKRFIRFLIADTIWLLTHYGRLKAELRDDGIDKVIPFKFIFWHSGFNYFTGLKEGKKVFIKVCIGEYNTIATEAKLRKYPSINWWIPKIVSFSLKGIPYIATEFIETKRSSRTLKNEELKLVLNESCQILDTLHENGIVHRDIRPENLMLTDDNRLLLFDFGWAVFREDGYSKSKYDLIEKILNMEYRDKNEKFDDAYAMYQSLKELLGEDKSEDLIDVKNRIGRFVL, encoded by the coding sequence ATGAAAAAAAAGAAAATAAATACTCTAAAAAGATTCATTCGCTTCTTAATCGCGGATACTATCTGGCTCTTAACACATTACGGAAGATTAAAAGCAGAATTAAGAGATGATGGAATTGATAAAGTTATCCCATTCAAGTTCATCTTTTGGCACAGTGGATTTAACTATTTTACTGGTCTAAAAGAAGGAAAAAAAGTATTCATCAAGGTCTGCATCGGTGAATACAACACTATAGCAACAGAAGCAAAACTTAGAAAGTACCCCAGTATTAATTGGTGGATCCCCAAGATTGTGTCTTTTTCACTCAAAGGAATTCCGTATATAGCAACCGAATTCATAGAAACAAAAAGGAGTAGCAGAACACTTAAAAATGAAGAGTTGAAATTAGTGCTGAATGAGTCATGCCAGATACTAGATACGCTTCATGAAAATGGGATTGTGCATAGAGATATTAGACCTGAAAATCTAATGCTTACAGACGATAACAGATTACTTTTGTTTGATTTTGGATGGGCTGTTTTTAGAGAAGATGGATATAGTAAAAGTAAATATGATTTAATAGAAAAGATACTAAACATGGAGTATAGAGATAAAAACGAAAAATTTGATGATGCGTATGCAATGTATCAATCACTAAAGGAACTGCTTGGAGAAGATAAAAGCGAAGACTTAATAGATGTAAAGAATAGGATTGGACGATTTGTTTTATAA
- a CDS encoding oligosaccharide flippase family protein, with the protein MKYNIKKYLQIDFILALFFRGSGVLLSFVLNIVLARKYGPELTGEYFIFYNFMTLVASIAFMGLSYVIVHRLTPLYGVNKSEESDTGNTLLSLTVYILLANLLLVSLTIAIASPWLSKYLGGSAEYVMAIIISAIGILPYTAIMTLAELLKALKKPNQSILAINILVNAVFICFLALNSNIAINEMLVLFGISNVIAFILIIIINLSQIKKVGLRIFSLSKTIKKTEEYKDLCRDYLNENWQLTAVGVSNVVLNVFDTLVIGNMLSSTDVAIYSIANKVVSFGSIILTTVNVVIGYKIAELSFTNNKQGLRNILVKYTRVMMPISLVYYVAAIVFSMFIPTIFGIEYDGSVNLAMVLAIGQVITIATGPCSYFLIMTGYTKKYRQIVVTTAALTIVLNIILVKLFGVYGSAISSVFVLFYKNVYTFIFAKGTVGLKISDFYVRCMRNEC; encoded by the coding sequence ATGAAATACAACATAAAAAAATATTTGCAAATAGATTTTATTCTTGCACTATTTTTTAGAGGGAGTGGAGTTCTACTAAGTTTTGTACTAAATATAGTACTAGCTCGTAAATATGGACCTGAGTTAACTGGAGAATATTTTATATTCTATAATTTTATGACATTAGTGGCATCTATTGCATTTATGGGACTTAGTTATGTTATTGTTCATCGATTAACACCACTCTATGGTGTAAACAAGTCTGAAGAATCTGATACTGGGAACACTTTGCTTTCTTTGACAGTTTATATTTTATTAGCCAATTTATTACTTGTTAGTCTAACAATAGCAATAGCTTCTCCGTGGCTATCTAAATATCTGGGTGGCAGTGCAGAATATGTAATGGCTATTATAATTTCGGCCATAGGAATCCTTCCTTATACTGCAATTATGACATTAGCTGAACTTCTTAAAGCATTAAAAAAACCTAATCAAAGTATTCTTGCAATTAATATTTTAGTTAATGCTGTCTTCATTTGTTTTCTTGCATTGAATTCAAATATAGCAATTAATGAAATGTTAGTCTTGTTTGGCATTTCAAATGTTATAGCATTTATTTTAATAATAATTATTAACTTAAGTCAAATCAAGAAGGTTGGACTAAGAATATTTTCATTGTCAAAAACCATAAAAAAAACTGAGGAATACAAAGATTTATGTCGTGACTATTTGAATGAAAATTGGCAACTTACAGCTGTTGGTGTGTCAAATGTAGTTTTGAATGTTTTTGATACTCTCGTAATAGGAAATATGCTTTCATCAACTGATGTAGCCATTTATAGCATTGCCAATAAAGTGGTTTCATTTGGCAGCATAATTCTTACAACAGTGAATGTTGTGATAGGGTATAAAATCGCAGAACTATCCTTTACAAACAACAAGCAAGGATTAAGAAATATATTAGTTAAATATACAAGAGTTATGATGCCTATAAGTCTTGTGTATTATGTTGCGGCTATTGTATTTTCAATGTTCATTCCTACGATATTTGGTATCGAGTATGATGGTAGTGTAAATCTCGCGATGGTTCTTGCGATTGGACAAGTAATAACGATCGCAACAGGCCCATGCTCTTACTTCTTAATCATGACCGGTTACACAAAGAAGTATAGGCAAATTGTAGTAACAACAGCTGCATTAACAATAGTATTGAATATTATATTAGTAAAATTGTTTGGAGTCTATGGATCAGCGATTAGCAGTGTATTTGTTCTGTTTTATAAAAATGTATATACGTTTATCTTTGCAAAAGGTACTGTGGGATTAAAAATATCCGATTTCTATGTGAGGTGTATGAGAAATGAATGTTGA
- a CDS encoding glycosyltransferase has product MNEVRASVAMAVYNGEKYIREQINSIISLLGPSDELIISYDKSTDHTLDIIKSYEEKDCRIKTVLNIYKPGVSGNFTNAVSHTRGKYIFLSDQDDIWLNDKINRVVEEMERTSADLVIHDGRFANENLELYEETLFVFTNSSKSPFKNFIKGRFLGCCMCFRREAMSYILPFPDITNDFPHDIFAAIMVGIKGKVVLVDDVCIYHRMHGGNATPKNRNRLFVIVLNRLILFICIISRLLRNKGFYK; this is encoded by the coding sequence ATGAACGAAGTAAGAGCATCTGTAGCAATGGCAGTATATAACGGAGAAAAATACATCAGAGAACAAATTAACTCAATTATTAGCTTGCTTGGACCTAGTGATGAATTGATCATTTCCTATGACAAATCAACGGACCATACTTTAGATATTATTAAAAGTTATGAAGAAAAGGACTGTAGAATTAAAACAGTGCTAAATATATACAAACCCGGAGTAAGTGGAAACTTTACTAACGCAGTGAGTCACACAAGAGGTAAATACATTTTTCTTTCTGATCAAGATGATATCTGGTTAAATGATAAAATAAACAGAGTTGTTGAAGAAATGGAACGAACTTCAGCTGATTTAGTTATACATGATGGAAGATTTGCCAATGAGAATCTTGAACTATATGAAGAAACATTATTTGTATTTACTAATTCTTCAAAATCTCCATTCAAGAATTTTATAAAGGGACGGTTTTTAGGATGTTGTATGTGCTTTCGAAGAGAAGCAATGAGCTACATTTTACCATTCCCAGATATTACCAATGATTTTCCACATGATATTTTTGCTGCAATTATGGTTGGAATAAAGGGGAAAGTGGTACTCGTTGATGATGTTTGCATTTATCATCGAATGCATGGAGGAAATGCTACTCCAAAGAATAGAAATAGACTATTTGTGATTGTATTAAATAGGTTAATACTATTTATATGCATTATTTCAAGGCTATTAAGAAATAAAGGGTTTTATAAATGA